A DNA window from Choristoneura fumiferana chromosome 2, NRCan_CFum_1, whole genome shotgun sequence contains the following coding sequences:
- the LOC141445348 gene encoding mitochondrial disaggregase-like, whose translation MSGARVVTSYLRSMRRTARLAAVLARRAGAGDAGGGAGWTRAVRTAAGAATISLALVAADHIYNEKRFFKAVRLGNLQEIRRQVEAASSEGRKGREGGADRRHSLGWTALMAAAANDQPAAVAELLRLGARPDLQEQYAGASTAAAAAGLHPLEAMQRREEEFCGGMNARASFLGWTALHYAALADSPGAARALLQAGADPTARDHAGRRALHYARDPSPARDLIVQHTLRWEQAAAAAAAEERRRFPLEQRLKQYIVGQTAAIEAVAAAVRRKENGWADEDHPLVFLFLGSSGIGKTELAKQLARYMHREDPAAFIRLDMSEYQEKHEVAKLIGAPPGYVGHEEGGQLTRALARRADAVVLFDEVDKAHPDVLTVLLQLFDEGRLTDGKGKLIECKNAVFVMTSNLAADEIAQYGLQLRREAEARAAARAASAAPAASDNHVITDAQTAAAGGAAEGMEGGGESESLEVSRHFKDSVVRPILKRHFGRDEFLGRINEIVYFLPFSRQELLTLVQLELSRWAEQARARHSVELRWEGGVLGALADGYDVHYGARSIKHEVERRVVNQLALAAERGGLPRGCAVLLGAAAGRLTLAVRRPHQTDFQPLDLAAL comes from the exons ATGTCTGGAGCCCGTGTGGTGACGAGCTACCTGCGCAGCATGCGACGCACGGCGCGGCTGGCGGCGGTGCtggcgcggcgcgcgggcgcgggcgacgcgggcggcggcgcgggctgGACGCGCGCCGTGCGCaccgccgccggcgccgccacCATCAGCCTGGCGCTCGTCGCGGCTGACCATATTTACAACG AGAAAAGGTTCTTCAAAGCAGTCAGACTTGGTAATCTACAAGAGATACGCAG GCAAGTGGAGGCGGCGAGCAGCGAGGGCCGCAAGGGGCGCGAGGGCGGCGCCGACCGGCGGCACTCGCTGGGGTGGACCGCGCTCATGGCGGCCGCCGCCAACGACCAGCCCGCCGCCGTCGCCGAGCTGCTGCGGCTGGGCGCGCGACCCGACCTGCAG GAGCAGTACGCGGGCGCGAgcacggcggcggcggcggcggggctgCACCCGCTGGAGGCCATGCAGCGGCGCGAGGAGGAGTTCTGCGGCGGCATGAACGCGCGTGCCTCCTTCCTGGGGTGGACCGCGCTGCACTACGCAGCCCTAGCGGACTCgcccggcgccgcgcgcgcgctgctgcaggccgGCGCAGACCCCACGGCGAGGGACCACGCCG GGCGGCGTGCGCTGCACTACGCGCGGGACCCGTCGCCGGCGCGCGACCTGATCGTGCAGCACACTTTGCGCTGGGAgcaggcggcggcggcggcggcggcggaggaGCGGCGCCGCTTCCCGCTGGAGCAGCGCCTCAAGCAGTACATCGTGGGGCAGACGGCCGCCATCGAGGCCGTGGCCGCCGCCGTGCGCCGCAAGGAGAACGGCTGGGCCGACGAGGACCACCCGCTCGTCTTCCTCTTCCTCGGCAGCAGCGGCATCGGCAAGACCGAGCTGGCCAAGCAGCTCGCCAG GTACATGCACCGGGAGGACCCGGCGGCGTTCATCCGGCTGGACATGTCGGAGTACCAGGAGAAGCACGAGGTGGCCAAGCTGATCGGCGCGCCGCCCGGCTACGTGGGCCACGAGGAGGGCGGCCAGCTCACGCGCGCGCTGGCTCGCCGCGCCGACGCCGTCGTGCTCTTCGACGAGGTCGACAAGGCGCATCCCGACGTGCTCACCGTGCTGCTGCAGCTCTTTGATGAG GGTCGTCTGACGGACGGCAAGGGCAAGCTGATCGAGTGCAAGAACGCGGTGTTCGTGATGACGTCCAACCTGGCGGCCGACGAGATCGCGCAGTACGGCCTGCAGCTGCGCCGGGAGGCCGaggcccgcgccgccgcccgcgcagccTCCGCTGCCCCCGCCGCTTCCGACAACCATGTCATCACTGACGCACAGACAG CGGCGGCCGGGGGCGCCGCAGAGGGCATGGAGGGGGGCGGCGAGAGCGAGTCGCTGGAGGTGTCGCGCCACTTCAAGGACAGCGTGGTGCGGCCCATCCTCAAGCGGCACTTCGGCCGCGATGAGTTCCTCGGTCGCATCAACGAGATTGT GTATTTCCTGCCGTTCTCGCGCCAGGAGCTGCTGACGCTGGTGCAGCTGGAGCTGTCGCGCTGGGCCGAGCAGGCGCGCGCGCGGCACAGCGTCGAGCTGCGCTGGGAGGGGGGCGTGCTGGGCGCGCTGGCTGACGG GTACGACGTGCACTACGGCGCGCGCTCCATCAAGCACGAGGTGGAGCGGCGCGTGGTGAACCAGCTGGCGCTGGCGGCGGAGCGCGGCGGGCTGCCCCGCGGGTGCGCCGTGCTGCTGGGGGCCGCCGCCGGCCGCCTCACGCTGGCCGTGCGCCGCCCGCACCAGACCGACTTCCAGCCGCTCGACCTGGCCGCGCTCTGA
- the LOC141445349 gene encoding LOW QUALITY PROTEIN: transient receptor potential-gamma protein-like (The sequence of the model RefSeq protein was modified relative to this genomic sequence to represent the inferred CDS: inserted 2 bases in 1 codon): MSGGSGGGSGGSTGAADRRPSTCRVEMGNLLAPEPRPLDNKVKRHSIHGMTEEENVVRPHQEMAVLSLDEKKYLLGVERGDVAGTRRALQRARETRHVNVDCVDPLGRSALLMAIDNENLEMVELLLEFGVETRDALLHAISEEFVEAVEALLDHEERTTKPGELHSWEALPPETATFTPDITPLILAAHRDSYEIIKLLLDRGAGLPVPHDVRCGCDECVRSRREDSLRHSRSRINAYRALASPSLIALSSKDPILTAFELSWELRRLSALEHEFKTEYQELRAQCQEFATALLDHTRTSHELQVLLNHETGAAPPPLAEPGAPELMRLSRLKLAIKLRQKKFVAHPNVQQLLASIWYESVPGFRRKNMLLQALEMARIGAMFPLHAAAYIAAPHSAPGRTLRKPFIKFLCHSASYFMFLFLLILASQRIETAAGGLLWGAQHAAPLSRRGSPPSLVEWLILAWVSGLIWSEVKQLWDMGLREYVHDMWNVIDFVTNSLYVATVALRIVSHFQVRREMAAGLQWNQPREKWDAWDPMLLSEGLFSAANIFSSLKLVYIFSVNPHLGPLQVSLSRMVLDILKFFVLDILVIFAFSCGLNQLLWYYADMEKKRCNPVAAVNGTLPDPDACVVWRRFANLFETMQTLFWAAFGLVDLDSFELDGIKIFTRFWGMLMFGTYAVINVIVLLNLLIAMMNHSYQLISERADVEWKFARSKLWISYFEEGGTVPPPFNVLPSPKSLQYAWRWLQRRLCGHARAKREHMRTIRRKAKQANERDFRYQAIMRNLVRRYVTVQQRRAECGGVTEDDVNEIKQDVSAFRCELVEILRNSGMNTSTANAGAPGGGGGKKNRQKERRLMKGFNIAPGGSLAPVDEFLASLHHEHGAHGASHASLSALLGGRLRASQSSLSDGAPAAPGAGAARRKPPPHKRRWGTIIEAARAARVSRLIGRSRSEDSVCDHNRHSPSGSERSGSGSGSDSQRSPERRGGPLHPLTALAALKRKRKKFSDSRRANEERERVGAEALQRASSVPARAPPRRRRARQPPRRAARAXARGRGRGSREPLLASLDEDAHKQESCGCDDSGSNAKASSRGGAGGGGGGGGTGAGRGGADCGRCAALAKLAGVTPLHGHVPHHSAGWL; this comes from the exons ATGtccggcggcagcggcggcggctcGGGAGGCTCAACCGGCGCGGCCGACCGGCGACCCTCCACCTGCCGCGTCGAGATGGGCAACCTGCTCGCGCCGGAACCCCGGCCGCTTGACAATAAAGTCAAG CGGCACAGCATCCACGGGATGACGGAGGAGGAGAACGTAGTGCGGCCGCACCAGGAGATGGCCGTGCTGTCGCTGGACGAGAAGAAGTATCTCCTGGGCGTGGAGCGCGGCGACGTGGCCGGCACGCGCCGGGCGCTGCAGCGGGCAAGGGAGACGCGGCATGTCAACGTGGACTGCGTGGACCCGCTGGGCCGCAGCGCGCTGCTCATGGCCATCGACAACGAGAATCTGGAGATGGTCGAGCTGCTGCTGGAGTTCGGCGTGGAGACGCGCGACGCGCTGCTGCACGCCATCTCCGAGGAGTTCGTCGAGGCCGTCGAGGCGCTGCTCGACCACGAGGAGCGGACCACCAAGCCCGGGGAGCTGCAC AGTTGGGAGGCGCTCCCGCCGGAGACGGCGACGTTCACGCCGGACATCACGCCGCTGATCCTGGCGGCGCACCGCGACAGCTACGAGATCATCAAGCTGCTGCTGGACCGGGGGGCGGGGCTGCCGGTGCCGCACGACGTGCGCTGCGGCTGCGACGAGTGCGTGCGCTCGCGCCGCGAGGACTCGCTCCGGCACTCGCGCTCGCGCATCAACGCCTACCGCGCGCTCGCCTCGCCCAGCCTCATCGCGCTTTCCTCAAAG GATCCCATCCTGACGGCGTTCGAGCTGTCGTGGGAGCTGCGGCGGCTGTCGGCGCTGGAGCACGAGTTCAAGACGGAGTACCAGGAGCTGCGCGCGCAGTGCCAGGAGTTCGCCACCGCGCTGCTGGACCACACGCGCACCTCGCACGAGCTGCAG GTGCTGCTGAACCACGAGAcgggcgccgcgccgccgccgctggcCGAGCCCGGCGCGCCCGAGCTCATGCGCCTTTCTCGCCTCAAGCTCGCCATCAAGCTCCGGCAGAAAAAG TTCGTGGCGCACCCGAACGTGCAGCAGCTGCTGGCGTCGATCTGGTACGAGAGCGTGCCGGGCTTCCGCCGCAAGAACATGCTGCTGCAGGCGCTGGAGATGGCGCGTATCGGCGCGATGTTCCCGCTGCACGCGGCCGCCTACATCGCCGCGCCGCACTCCGCGCCCGGCCGCACGCTGCGCAAGCCCTTCATCAAGTTCCTCTGCCACTCCGCCAGCTACTTCATGTTCCTGT TCCTGCTGATCCTGGCATCGCAGCGCATCGAGACGGCGGCGGGCGGGCTGCTGTGGGGCGCGCAGCACGCGGCCCCGCTGTCGCGCCGCGGCTCGCCGCCCTCGCTCGTCGAGTGGCTCATCCTCGCCTGGGTCAGCG GGCTGATCTGGAGCGAGGTGAAGCAGCTGTGGGACATGGGGCTGCGCGAGTACGTGCACGACATGTGGAACGTGATCGACTTCGTCACCAACTCGCTGTACGTGGCCACCGTCGCGCTGCGCATCGTCTCGCACTTTCAG GTCCGGCGCGAGATGGCGGCGGGCCTGCAGTGGAACCAGCCGCGCGAGAAGTGGGACGCCTGGGACCCCATGCTGCTGTCGGAGGGGCTGTTCTCCGCCGCCAACATCTTCAGCAGCCTGAAGCTGGTCTACATCTTCAGCGTCAACCCGCACCTCGGCCCGCTCCAAGTGTCGCTCAGCCGCATGGTGCTGGACATACTTAAGTTTTTCGTGCTGGACATACTAGTCATCTTTGCCTTTTCTTGTG GTCTCAATCAACTGCTGTGGTACTACGCGGATATGGAGAAGAAGCGGTGCAATCCAGTGGCTGCAGTCAACGGCACTCTGCCAGATCCAGACGCCTGCGTTGTTTGGAGACGGTTTGCGAA CCTGTTCGAGACGATGCAGACGCTGTTCTGGGCGGCGTTCGGGCTGGTGGACCTGGACTCGTTCGAGCTGGACGGCATCAAGATCTTCACGCGCTTCTGGGGCATGCTCATGTTCGGCACGTACGCCGTCATCAACGTCATCGTGCTGCTCAACCTGCTCATCGCCATGATGAATCACTCCTACCAGCTCATTTCC GAGCGCGCAGACGTGGAGTGGAAGTTTGCGCGCAGCAAGCTGTGGATCAGCTACTTCGAGGAGGGCGGCACGGTGCCGCCGCCCTTCAACGTGCTGCCGTCGCCCAAGTCACTGCAGTACGCGTGGCGCTGGCTGCAGCGCCGCCTGTGCGGCCACGCGCGCGCCAAGCGCGAACACATGCGCACCATCCGG AGAAAAGCCAAGCAAGCCAACGAACGGGATTTCCGTTATcag GCGATAATGCGCAACCTGGTGCGCCGCTACGTGACGGTGCAGCAGCGGCGCGCGGAGTGCGGCGGCGTCACCGAGGACGACGTCAACGAGATCAAGCAGGACGTGTCGGCCTTCCGCTGCGAGCTGGTCGAGATCCTGCGCAACTCCGGCATGAACACCTCCACCGCCAACGCCGGTGCGCCCG GAGGCGGCGGCGGCAAGAAGAACCGTCAGAAGGAGCGTCGTCTGATGAAGGGGTTCAACATCGCGCCGGGCGGGTCGCTGGCGCCGGTGGACGAGTTCCTGGCGTCGCTGCACCACGAGCACGGCGCGCACGGCGCCTCGCACGCGTCGCTGTCGGCGCTGCTGGGCGGGCGGCTGCGCGCGTCGCAGTCCAGCCTGTCGGACGGCGCGCCGGCCGcgcccggcgccggcgccgcgcgccgcaAGCCGCCGCCGCACAAGCGCCGCTGGGGCACCATCATcgaggcggcgcgcgcggcccgCGTCTCGCGCCTCATCGGACGCTCGCGCTCCGAGGACTCCGTCTGCGACCACAACCGGCACTCCCCCAG TGGCAGCGAGCGCTCGGGCTCGGGCTCCGGCTCGGACTCGCAGCGCAGCCCCGAGCGGCGCGGCGGCCCGCTGCACCCGCTCACGGCGCTCGCCGCGCTCAAGCGCAAGCGGAAGAAGTTCTCCGACTCGCGCCGCGCCAACGAGGAACGG GAGCGAGTGGGCGCCGAGGCGCTGCAGCGCGCGAGCTCCgtgccggcgcgcgcgcccccgcgccgccgccgcgcgcgccagcCGCCTCGCCGGGCAGCGCGGGC CGCGCGGGGGCGGGGGAGGGGCAGCCGGGAGCCGCTGCTCGCCAGCCTCGACGAAGACGCGCACAAG CAAGAGTCATGCGGGTGTGACGACAGCGGCAGCAACGCGAAGGCGTCGAGcaggggcggcgcgggcggcgggggcggcgggggcggcacgggcgcggggcgcggcgggGCGGACTGCGGGCGCTGCGCCGCGCTGGCCAAGTTGGCCGGGGTCACCCCGCTGCACGGGCACGTGCCGCATCACTCCGCCGGCTGGCTCTag